One Clostridia bacterium DNA window includes the following coding sequences:
- a CDS encoding thioredoxin family protein translates to MESDKVEAVAIDATHFMELAMKHAVYAVPKTVINGSVGIDGAVPERVLVQKIREALGQPS, encoded by the coding sequence ATGGAGAGCGACAAGGTCGAGGCGGTGGCCATCGACGCGACGCACTTCATGGAGCTCGCGATGAAGCACGCCGTCTATGCCGTTCCCAAGACGGTCATCAACGGCAGCGTCGGCATCGACGGCGCCGTGCCGGAACGCGTTCTCGTGCAAAAGATCCGCGAAGCGCTGGGCCAGCCATCTTGA